In Synechococcus sp. Nb3U1, one DNA window encodes the following:
- the selD gene encoding selenide, water dikinase SelD has protein sequence MNAPIRLTQYSHGGGCGCKIAPAQLQQILKGMPFLAPNPALLVGSETSDDAAVYQLNDTQALILTTDFFMPIVDDPVDFGRIAATNALSDVYAMGGTPILALAVLGMPINSLPMEAIQGIMAGGMNVCQEAGIPLAGGHSIDSPEPIFGLVAAGLAHPDHIRRNATAQPGDDLILTKPLGIGVMTTALKKGKLSAAGYGQVLQVMTQLNRIGSQMAQRPQVHAMTDVTGFGLLGHLLEVCRGSGVGARLDLSAVPCLAEAIPLAKAGIFPGAARRNWQGYEGVQAESLAEWQQLLLADPQTSGGLLLAVDPSFTPALLQELHLAGYPQASHIGRCEAGDVRIYTVGEDFAATL, from the coding sequence ATGAATGCCCCAATTCGCCTTACCCAGTACTCCCACGGTGGCGGCTGCGGTTGCAAAATTGCTCCGGCTCAGTTGCAACAGATTCTTAAAGGCATGCCTTTTTTGGCCCCCAACCCGGCGCTACTGGTGGGATCCGAAACCAGCGATGATGCTGCGGTTTATCAGCTGAACGACACCCAGGCCCTGATCTTGACCACGGATTTTTTCATGCCGATTGTCGATGATCCGGTGGATTTTGGCCGCATTGCTGCCACCAATGCCCTTTCGGATGTGTATGCGATGGGGGGGACACCGATTCTGGCTCTGGCAGTTTTAGGCATGCCGATCAACAGCCTGCCGATGGAGGCGATTCAAGGGATCATGGCTGGGGGAATGAACGTCTGCCAGGAGGCCGGGATCCCGTTGGCGGGAGGACACTCCATCGATTCTCCTGAGCCGATCTTTGGTTTGGTTGCAGCAGGCTTGGCCCATCCCGACCACATTCGCCGCAATGCCACCGCCCAACCAGGGGACGACCTGATCTTGACCAAGCCCCTTGGGATCGGCGTCATGACCACAGCCCTGAAAAAAGGCAAACTCAGCGCTGCAGGCTATGGGCAGGTGTTGCAGGTGATGACCCAACTGAATCGCATCGGCTCCCAAATGGCACAGCGACCGCAAGTCCACGCCATGACGGATGTAACAGGGTTTGGTCTACTGGGACATTTGCTGGAAGTCTGTCGCGGCTCGGGTGTGGGGGCGAGGTTGGATCTGTCCGCTGTTCCTTGTTTGGCGGAAGCCATCCCCTTAGCGAAAGCTGGGATCTTTCCGGGAGCTGCTCGTCGCAATTGGCAAGGTTATGAAGGTGTGCAGGCAGAATCTCTTGCCGAATGGCAGCAGTTGTTGCTGGCGGATCCCCAAACCAGCGGGGGCTTATTGCTGGCGGTGGATCCCAGCTTTACCCCAGCTTTACTCCAGGAACTACATCTTGCCGGATATCCCCAAGCCAGCCACATTGGCCGCTGCGAAGCTGGAGACGTAAGAATCTATACAGTTGGCGAGGATTTTGCAGCAACTCTATAG